The region AAAAACCGGTAGGTTTTAAGACTCTCACAAGAAGCCAGCACAACCCATAAGGGGATAGTAGACAAGGGTTCGGATTTCGTGTAGGTAAATTACCTGCAAGAGGTGGTCCCGCCAGTCCTGATATGCTCTGAATGAAGACATAGGCTCCCGCCGCAGAAGACATCTTCTCGATCCCCACGACGTCGTCTTCGGCAAGCAGTGGAATGTGGGTACCCCCTACCGTTCCAACCATGAACCCAAAAAATATGCTGCATGACATCAGACCCCAGAATTCAGTAGCAAAAGTAAAGGCAAACAGAGACACAGTCAATAAGATGACGCAGATGAGCTCAATGTAGATCTTCCGGATGGGCTCTCTGTTGAAGATGCAGCCGGCCCCGATCCTTCCAAAAACTTCAGCAATCGCCATGGTGGACAATAAGAAGGCAGCGCGGTCCTGTTCGATGCCTAGACTAATGGCCAAGGGAATGATGTACAAGGAAGGTGCGAAGAATCCCAGGGTTGCAAAAAGACCGAACAACGCATAACAGATAAAACTTGTGTCTTTCAAGATGGAGAAGTCCAGTAGAGGGGCTTTCTTATCGCTCCGCTTGGAGCTGGCCTTCACCAGCTGCACGTTGGCCTTCGGCCCCAGTTCTATGTTGGCGTGACTAGGCACATTTTTTGGTGAGGTAGTTAATTCTACTCCTGAGTCAATGGAATCTATTGAGGTGCGTGTTTTCTCATTTTCGAGCATGCATTGCACTTCTTTCCGGTGTTCGTGTGCGGTTGCTTTCGGGGACCCCGGTCCTTTGATGATAATCGGTCTCAGCAACGCCCCGCAGACGACAATGTTCAGCTGCAGCAAGCCCACGAAGAGGAGACTGTATCTCCAGCCAATGTTGTCCTTCAGAGCCGTGATTGCTTGAAGAGGCGGGGgcgaagaagaaagaaaaattcgaAGGTCAGAAAACAGACTCGAGGCCCAGGAGAAAATACCGAGCAGAAATAAGGGTTCCGGTTGAGTACTAACTTCGGTAAAAGTTAGGACTTGGCAGTTAGTACTTGGCAGGGTGAATGCGGTCCGCCTGTACTGTATCCTTCATTCTAGGCTTTGATGCTGTTCTGAACCGATCAGGGGAAGAGGTGCACAGGGATTATCAGATGCAAACCCAAACCTGGCAGCCTAGGTCCCCAGAAGAGCTTTGGAGGGTGCGTTTTGCCCGGTGGAGGCACGAGAAATGAAGGCAGCCGGTGACCTACTTCCAGGTTTTGGCGAACAGCAGCCTGCAGGCCAAGTCCAGCCCACTGCCTGTGTCTTTGATACTAAAGCTTGACTGGAATGTGGCCCCGCTCATTCGCCGATGTGGTATATGGCTGCCTCTGTGCTGTAACCCACAAAGCGTGAGGGGTTCTGACAGATACTTCTAGTCCGCGAAAGCCTTAAGTATTTACCGTCTGGCCTTTAAAAGACagaatttcggggcgcctgggtggcgcagtcggttaagcgtccgacttcagccaggtcacgatctctcggtccgggagttcgagccccgcgtcaggctctgggcggatggctcggagcctggagcctgtttccgattctgtgtctccctctctctctgcccctcccccgttcatgctctgtctctctctgtcccaaaaataaataaaaacgttgaaaaaaaaaataaaagacagaatttCCTATGTCTGAGCTACATCACTATGCATTCACTCATGCAGTCTTTGGTGGATTAAGTGGAAAGATAAACAAAGC is a window of Prionailurus viverrinus isolate Anna chromosome E1, UM_Priviv_1.0, whole genome shotgun sequence DNA encoding:
- the SLC16A6 gene encoding monocarboxylate transporter 7, producing MTQKTSQFCSRANVYTQVPDGGWGWVVAVSFFFVEVFTYGIIKSFGVFFNDLMDSFNESNSRISWVISICVFVLTFTAPLSAVLSTRFGHRLVVVAGGLLVSTGMVTAAFSRKLYHMYISIGIISGLGFCFSFLPTVTILSQYFDKRRSMVTAIASTGECFAMFAFAPAITALKDNIGWRYSLLFVGLLQLNIVVCGALLRPIIIKGPGSPKATAHEHRKEVQCMLENEKTRTSIDSIDSGVELTTSPKNVPSHANIELGPKANVQLVKASSKRSDKKAPLLDFSILKDTSFICYALFGLFATLGFFAPSLYIIPLAISLGIEQDRAAFLLSTMAIAEVFGRIGAGCIFNREPIRKIYIELICVILLTVSLFAFTFATEFWGLMSCSIFFGFMVGTVGGTHIPLLAEDDVVGIEKMSSAAGAYVFIQSISGLAGPPLAGLLVDQSKIYSRAFYSCAAGTSVAAGCLALVRPCKKGPCQRHPAGEAQAENPRGKALQDIPEDFLEMDLGKNEHKVHVTMEPV